One genomic window of Nakamurella panacisegetis includes the following:
- the rimO gene encoding 30S ribosomal protein S12 methylthiotransferase RimO: protein MSSAPPAAPAPAVTTPESAARGSGSRVSLITLGCARNEVDSSEIAGRLAGGGYELVEDGAPADVIVVNTCAFVASAKKDSIDTVLAAADTGAKVVAVGCLAERYGNELAAALPEADAVLGFDSYPDLAALLGDVIDGHKPTSHVPVDRRTLLPISPTSRPAAANSVSVPGHSPRPASGLDTAGPASGPVLVRKLLHAGPVAPLKIASGCDRRCTFCAIPAFRGSFVSRPAEEIIAEAAWLAGQGVREIVLVSENSTSYGKDLPGDGQLERLLAGLARVPGIVRVRLSYLQPAETKASLVTAIADLDGVADYYDMSFQHASETVLRRMKRFGSKDSFLGLTAQIRAAAPEAGIRSNVIVGFPGETAAELADLEEFLIGARMDAVGVFGYSDEDGTAALDLPGKIDDDEIADRVERITSLVEELTSQRAEDRIGTMVSALVDDLSDGVVGRGEHQAPEVDGSTTLLGAEGVLLGDVVRARVVATDGIDLIAELVEVLPAPVPAGGVDALRAGS, encoded by the coding sequence GTGTCTTCCGCGCCTCCTGCGGCACCTGCTCCAGCTGTCACGACGCCGGAATCGGCGGCCCGTGGTTCCGGATCGCGGGTATCGCTGATCACGCTGGGCTGTGCCCGCAACGAGGTGGACTCTTCCGAGATCGCCGGACGGCTGGCCGGCGGCGGATACGAACTCGTCGAGGACGGCGCACCGGCCGACGTGATCGTGGTCAACACCTGCGCATTCGTGGCGAGCGCCAAGAAGGACTCCATCGACACTGTGCTGGCCGCGGCCGACACCGGGGCGAAGGTCGTCGCGGTCGGTTGCCTGGCCGAGCGCTACGGCAACGAGCTGGCCGCCGCCCTGCCCGAGGCGGACGCGGTGCTGGGCTTCGACTCCTACCCCGATCTGGCCGCACTGCTCGGCGACGTCATCGACGGGCACAAGCCGACGTCGCACGTCCCGGTCGATCGACGAACCCTGCTGCCGATCTCGCCGACGTCGCGCCCGGCGGCGGCCAACTCGGTATCGGTTCCCGGGCACAGCCCGCGTCCGGCCTCCGGGCTCGACACAGCCGGTCCGGCCAGTGGCCCGGTGCTCGTCCGCAAACTCCTGCACGCCGGTCCGGTCGCCCCGCTGAAGATCGCGTCCGGCTGCGACCGCCGTTGCACCTTCTGCGCCATCCCGGCCTTTCGGGGCTCCTTCGTGTCCCGGCCGGCCGAGGAGATCATCGCCGAGGCCGCCTGGTTGGCCGGGCAAGGGGTTCGCGAGATCGTCCTGGTCAGCGAGAACTCGACCTCGTACGGCAAGGACCTGCCCGGCGACGGACAGCTCGAGCGCCTCCTGGCCGGCCTCGCCCGCGTGCCAGGCATCGTCCGGGTCCGGCTGTCCTATCTGCAGCCCGCCGAGACGAAGGCGTCGCTGGTGACGGCGATCGCCGACCTGGACGGCGTGGCCGACTACTACGACATGTCCTTCCAGCACGCATCGGAGACCGTACTGCGGCGCATGAAGCGCTTCGGATCCAAGGACTCCTTCCTGGGGCTGACCGCGCAGATCCGCGCGGCCGCACCCGAGGCGGGCATCCGATCCAACGTCATCGTCGGCTTCCCGGGCGAGACGGCCGCGGAGCTGGCCGACCTCGAGGAGTTCCTGATCGGGGCCCGGATGGACGCGGTCGGTGTGTTCGGCTACTCCGACGAGGACGGAACGGCCGCACTCGACCTGCCGGGCAAGATCGACGACGACGAGATCGCCGATCGGGTCGAGCGGATCACCTCCCTGGTCGAGGAGCTCACGTCGCAGCGCGCCGAGGACCGGATCGGGACCATGGTCAGCGCGCTGGTCGACGACCTGAGTGACGGCGTCGTCGGACGGGGCGAGCACCAGGCCCCCGAGGTCGACGGAAGCACCACGCTGCTGGGTGCCGAAGGGGTGCTGCTGGGCGACGTCGTGCGGGCCCGGGTGGTCGCGACCGACGGCATCGACCTGATCGCCGAGCTGGTGGAGGTTCTGCCCGCCCCGGTGCCGGCCGGCGGCGTCGACGCCCTGCGGGCCGGGAGCTGA
- a CDS encoding amino-acid N-acetyltransferase: MSSSETVAPSSTPITVHRARAGDVRRIKELVDYYAGAILLEKTLANLFEDVTEFWVAESGGRVLACGALHVLWEDLGEIRTVATDPSSRTRGLGRAVCEAIIAEARRMGLTRLFVLTFEVSFFAAMGFEPIEELDLTPESFAELRSSYDAGVAEFLDLPHVKPNTLGNTRMLKYL, translated from the coding sequence GTGAGCTCTTCCGAGACCGTGGCCCCCTCCTCCACCCCCATCACCGTCCATCGGGCGCGGGCCGGGGACGTCCGGCGCATCAAGGAGCTCGTCGACTACTACGCCGGCGCCATCCTCCTGGAGAAGACGCTGGCCAACCTGTTCGAGGACGTCACCGAGTTCTGGGTCGCCGAGTCCGGCGGGCGTGTGCTGGCCTGCGGTGCGCTCCACGTGCTCTGGGAGGACCTGGGCGAGATCCGGACGGTCGCCACCGATCCGAGCTCGCGAACCAGGGGGCTCGGTCGCGCCGTGTGCGAGGCGATCATCGCCGAGGCCCGACGGATGGGACTCACCCGGTTGTTCGTGCTGACCTTCGAGGTGTCGTTCTTCGCGGCCATGGGGTTCGAACCGATCGAGGAACTGGACCTGACCCCGGAGTCGTTCGCCGAACTGCGGTCGTCCTACGACGCCGGAGTGGCCGAATTCCTGGATCTGCCGCACGTGAAGCCGAATACCCTGGGCAACACGCGGATGCTCAAATACCTCTGA
- a CDS encoding RNA polymerase-binding protein RbpA — protein sequence MAAGNPIRGSRIGAGPMGESHRGEAVQRHRLDFYCANGHATRLSFAVDADLPETWDCPRCGLPAGLDSQSPPETPRNEPYKSHLAYVKERRSDEDGEALLAEALARINDKRTPKA from the coding sequence ATGGCAGCCGGAAATCCCATTCGCGGATCTCGGATCGGCGCGGGCCCGATGGGCGAGTCCCATCGCGGCGAGGCGGTGCAGCGCCACCGGCTGGACTTCTACTGCGCGAACGGCCACGCGACCCGGCTGTCGTTCGCCGTCGACGCGGACCTCCCGGAAACCTGGGACTGCCCACGGTGCGGGCTGCCGGCCGGCCTGGACAGCCAGTCGCCGCCGGAGACGCCGCGGAACGAGCCCTACAAGTCCCACCTCGCCTACGTCAAGGAACGCCGGAGCGACGAGGACGGCGAGGCCCTGCTGGCCGAGGCTCTGGCCCGGATCAACGACAAGCGCACGCCCAAGGCCTGA
- the secG gene encoding preprotein translocase subunit SecG, whose protein sequence is MKTFLDILLIITSLALMALILLHRGKGGGLSSLFGGSMQSSLSGSSVVEKNLDRLTLFVTMIWLVSIVGVGLIIKVGA, encoded by the coding sequence ATGAAAACGTTTCTGGATATTCTCCTGATCATCACCAGCCTCGCGCTGATGGCCCTGATCCTGTTGCACCGCGGCAAAGGTGGCGGTCTCTCGTCCCTGTTCGGCGGCAGCATGCAGAGCTCGCTGTCCGGGTCGTCCGTGGTGGAGAAGAACCTCGACCGGCTCACGTTGTTCGTCACCATGATCTGGCTCGTCTCGATCGTCGGCGTCGGACTGATCATCAAGGTCGGCGCCTGA